From Xiphophorus maculatus strain JP 163 A chromosome 12, X_maculatus-5.0-male, whole genome shotgun sequence, the proteins below share one genomic window:
- the riok2 gene encoding serine/threonine-protein kinase RIO2, translating into MGKLNVIVLRYLSRDDFRVLTAVEMGMKNHEIVPVSLLSSIASLKHGGCNKILRELVKHKLVVYERSKTVQGYRLNYGGYDYLALKTLCSREVILSVGNQMGVGKESDIYIVASPNEEQYALKLHRLGRTSFRNLKNKRDYHKHRKNMSWLYLSRLSAMKEFAYMKALYDRGFPVPKPVDYNRHAVVMELINGYPLCQVHELQDPSALYSEFMELIVKLANHGLIHGDFNEFNLMLDDQDHITMIDFPQMVSTSHPNAEWYFDRDVKCIRDFFAKRYNYESELFPTFKDIRRSCSLDIEVSASGFTKDLETNAELLHPAGPDDEEVEDDEEEASDEEAEKVEEGFDIDEYKHAMLELEGLKVSETPAVAQDQKEESSEESKDVPEVVPTPGGHEETGGEFEEELKEAEDECPELAELSASNKEFKPFRDSDSLQQIAEHRRRRTDSEATMGSIGSCSTIPPEVVRQKVRRQLTQQQKAAQRRRLQKGEANLVTKSRRDNQNNIKSSMESASFWG; encoded by the exons GTTGAGATGGGGATGAAGAACCATGAAATTGTTCCAGTGAGTCTTCTGTCATCTATTGCCAGCCTTAAACATGGCGGCTGCAACAAGATCCTCAGAGAACTCGTAAAACACAAACTTGTGGTGTATGAACGCTCCAAAA CTGTGCAGGGCTACAGGTTGAACTATGGAGGATATGACTACTTGGCTTTAAAAACTTTGTGCTCCAGAGAAGTGATTCTGTCGGTTGGTAACCAGATGGGTGTGGGCAAAGAGTCAG ATATTTACATTGTTGCGAGTCCAAATGAGGAGCAGTACGCTCTAAAACTGCACAGGCTGGGTCGCACCTCCTTCAGaaacctaaaaaacaaaagggaTTACCACAAACACAGGAAGAATATGTCCTGGCTTTACCTCTCACGCCTCTCTGCCATGAAGGAGTTCGCCTACATGAAG GCTCTGTATGACCGAGGTTTTCCAGTTCCCAAACCTGTGGATTACAACAGACATGCCGTAGTGATGGAGCTCATTAATGGATATCCTCT GTGTCAGGTGCATGAGCTGCAAGACCCATCAGCGCTGTACAGCGAGTTCATGGAGCTTATTGTGAAACTGGCCAATCACGGCCTGATTCACGGAGACTTCAATGAGTTCAACCTCATGCTGGACGACCAGGACCACATAACAATGATTGACTTCCCTCAGATGGTGTCTACGTCTCACCCCAATGCTGAATG gtacTTCGACCGTGACGTTAAATGCATCAGAGATTTCTTTGCAAAGAGATATAATTATGAAAGTGAGCTCTTCCCAACTTTCAAAGATATCAG GCGGTCCTGTTCTCTCGATATTGAAGTGTCAGCCAGTGGCTTTACCAAAGATTTGGAGACTAATGCTGAATTACTACATCCTGCTGGACCCGACGATGAAGAGGTggaggatgatgaagaagaGGCATCGGATGAGGAGGCAGAAAAGGTGGAAGAGGGCTTTGACATCGATGAATATAAACATGCAATGCTggaactggagggactgaaagtCAGCGAAACGCCTGCAGTGGCACAAGACCAGAAAGAGGAAAGCAGTGAGGAATCAAAAGACGTTCCAGAGGTGGTGCCCACACCTGGAGGCCACGAGGAAACAGGAGGAGAGTTTGAGGAAGAGCTGAAGGAAGCTGAAGATGAATGTCCAGAGCTGGCTGAACTCTCTGCCTCCAACAAAGAGTTCAAACCGTTCAG agactCGGACAGTCTTCAACAAATTGCAGAACACAGAAGAAGGAGAACCGACAGTGAAGCCACCATGGGCAGCATAGGGAGCTGCTCTACTATTCCTCCA gagGTTGTGCGTCAGAAAGTGCGGCGGCAACTCACCCAGCAGCAGAAGGCAGCACAGAGGAGACGTCTGCAGAAGGGCGAGGCTAACCTGGTCACCAAATCTAGAAGAGATAACCAAAATAACATCAAGTCCAGCATGGAGAGTGCCTCCTTCTGGGGATAG